One genomic segment of Streptomyces sp. TLI_146 includes these proteins:
- a CDS encoding TIGR03084 family metal-binding protein — protein sequence MSDANAVLDDLRAEGEELDRLVGALSPGDWARETAAPGWRIAHQIAHLAWTDRAALLAVTDAEAFAAEVEKAAASPDTFVDEGAEAGARLEPDELLRRWRDGRARLRDALSAAPPRARFPWYGPPMSAASMATGRLMETWAHGQDVWDALGRTREPTDRLRHVARIGVRARDFAFAVRGLAAPAEEFRVELTGPGGGLWTYGPEDAAQRVTGPALDFCLLVTQRIHRSDTAVRAHGPDADRWLDIAQAFAGPAGPGRAPKGA from the coding sequence CCGTGCTCGACGATCTGCGCGCCGAAGGGGAGGAACTCGACCGGCTCGTCGGGGCGTTGAGTCCGGGCGACTGGGCGCGGGAGACCGCCGCGCCGGGGTGGCGCATCGCGCACCAGATCGCGCATCTGGCCTGGACCGACCGGGCCGCCCTGCTCGCCGTCACCGACGCCGAGGCGTTCGCGGCGGAGGTGGAGAAGGCCGCCGCCTCGCCTGACACCTTCGTCGACGAGGGGGCCGAGGCGGGCGCCCGGCTCGAACCCGACGAGCTCCTGCGGCGCTGGCGGGACGGGCGCGCCCGGCTGCGAGACGCCCTCAGCGCCGCCCCACCCCGCGCCCGCTTCCCCTGGTACGGCCCGCCCATGTCCGCCGCCTCCATGGCCACCGGCCGTCTGATGGAGACCTGGGCGCACGGCCAGGACGTCTGGGACGCCCTCGGCCGCACCCGCGAGCCCACCGACCGGCTGCGCCACGTCGCCCGGATCGGCGTACGGGCGCGTGACTTCGCCTTCGCCGTACGGGGGCTGGCCGCGCCCGCCGAGGAGTTCCGGGTCGAGCTGACCGGGCCGGGCGGCGGCCTGTGGACGTACGGACCCGAAGACGCCGCCCAGCGCGTCACCGGCCCCGCCCTGGACTTCTGCCTCCTCGTCACCCAGCGCATCCACCGCTCCGACACCGCCGTCCGCGCCCACGGCCCCGACGCCGACCGCTGGCTCGACATCGCCCAGGCCTTCGCGGGCCCGGCCGGGCCCGGACGCGCGCCCAAGGGGGCCTGA